Part of the Rhipicephalus sanguineus isolate Rsan-2018 chromosome 5, BIME_Rsan_1.4, whole genome shotgun sequence genome is shown below.
GCCATCCGGACCGAAAAAATTTCGACATGGCGTTGCTGAAACGCGATCCTCGCTGAAAGTAAACATCCTGCGCACGTGTGTGGAAACTAAAATTTGGTGGAAACGAGCGCGCCAACAGTCTTCGCGTGCGGCGATTGCCTGACCACTTGGGTGTGTATTGCTGTTCTGTGCTACGAGTCAACACAAGTGTCGTGACATTCCAAAGCGGCGTTATTGATCGCGTCCTGGCCGATTCTCGAATTTGTTCGTGTTACAAACGCGACCTAACCGCACGGAACACCATGGTGTAGTTAAATTTCTTCGCCAAGGCtccttgtgtgtgcgtgtgcgaatGCGGTTGTATTCCTGATATGAGCAACGTCGCTACGTAACCTTGAATCACCGCGTGGATTTTTAATGGTGTGTTTATGCTTTTTCGATTTAACGTCTTCAAATAACTTCTTGCCGTCTTCCGTCCGGCACCCAAACGCGCAGCAACAAGGCATATCGGACCTTCCAGAACGATATCACCGCACAACGTGCATAGCGGAACAGGGGAAGCGAGCGCTCTCCTCCCGGGGCGCGGGAACCTTCATGGCGGGGCAAGGTCACGTGTCACAGATCAGCCTATCGCGGGCGCCGTCGGCTTCATGAAAGCTTTTCGATACTTTTGAATTTATTGAGGGACtttagttttccgtcgctccgccacgcgctgcagatcccgcaaacttttgcggctgaCAGTACATAAATATGGGCCAAAACGTTCCTGTCGATGAAGTGTGACGTGCGTTGATATTTCTATATGTCTACCACGCAAACGACTTATTGTTTGACTGGTAGAATTAAACGTCCCAAGGCAACACACGGGCAATATAGACAGCATGTAGCACAGGGGATGGCTCCGGACAAATTTTTATCGACTATGAGATTCTTTGACGTTTGCTCAAAGCCCGATACGGCAGGAAACGTATTTTTGCACTTCGCTTCCATCGGCATGCGCGCGGCTGTGACTGTCGTGCATGTAAACCGCGTCATTGGGTGCAGCGGCCGAACGTCACAGCCACTGCGGCTTAGTAACTGCTATTACGTTTTGTTCTTGAGTACGCGCAGTatagtaccacggccgctggatacgctttttcatccagcggccgtgatagTACCGTCAAGGCAGCGGGATGTGAAGGCGGTTAAAATGATCTGAAGCCAACCgccgtgtttatactaaaggccTGTGCCGGCTGCAATGGCCACCACCGAAGTCATTAGCAATATAGtgactgtacgaagcatgcaggCCCAATTTGCGGCTTCGGCTGGCAGAAGGTGCCGAGCATGCTCCTCAGCATGTGCTCGTGCACGAGGGTTTCGACGCATCCGAGCTGCGCCACGACCTGGCACTCCTGGTGCTCGAGCAACCGGCTGCCGTGGCCCGCGCTGAGATAGGTTTGCCTGCCAGAGATGAACGGAGAAGGCCACGAGGACAGCACGGCCCTGGTGTCCGGCTGGGGCTCCACGGGGCCTCGGGATCGGGCCCAGCAGGAGGAGAAAGTTAGAGGAGAGGGCAGTCCAGAACACCGCGAAGCGATGGTGCGGACGCTGAAGCGGAACCAGTGCGAGGAGGCCTACCTGGGGCTGCTGGACATCAATGACGAGAAGCTGTGTGCAGCAGGAGATGGCGTGGATACCTGCCAGGTAAGTGTGATGCCAGCagcacagaacagtgacgcagcGGCCCCTTGATTGCCGCCAGCGTTTGACTTTTCTTTCGGTCAAGGTCGCGCTCGAAATACCTCTGTCCATCCACGGGCGCAAATACACCGCACTCCAGAGTATCAAAGACCTTCTTGCCCCATAACATTGTTCGGCTTTTCGCAACGCGAACAACGTTAAACAGGGGAAGAAGTCCTGCGTGTCTACTAAGGGCTGGCTGTTTGTCATCCCCTGATTGGGGCTGTTTGTGTGTTTGCTTAGTTCTGAGCACAAGCATCCGCATGTAAGCGACATCTGttcagtggcgtaaccagggtgtgtgcccccccccccaaatttttttccccatgggatacagagcacaaaatgatactcgaccacacttatctggccaaaccccatgtcggatcaaggaggtgctcctcccgaaaaaaatttctgcctacgccactgcatcGGCTTGTATTCTACCTGCGTAGCGAAAGAAGCCTATGGCAGATATGCTATGGGTGATAGTGTAGACGTGCTGACAAAGGACGTATTCGTTTTGCAGCTTGGCTGCTTGGCCGTTCTTGGCGGGCGATACGGAATGACTGTTGAAAAAGGGCAGCTGTGCATGGTTTCTTGCAGCGGAAGCCACGAGTAGTGCGGCAGCTTTAGCAGCTGGCAGGTGTCCTGACACATCGGTCAACGTGTCCTGATCAGTCTTTGGTGGATGATTCATGCGCACCCCAAAAAGCGCCGTTTCTACTGTGTTGTCGCACATAATACGCCCCGCGCATGCACATCGGCCGTTTGTGGTACGCCCGAGTTCTTGGCGGCAAGAACTGAGAGTAGCAAATTTCTTCGTGGCGTCCTTATGAAGGTCATGAGCATCTCGAGAATCGAACGCGGCAGTCAGGAGGTGGCATActaaaaagccccccccccccccctcacagagagagagagagagagagagagacattttGGTCTACCACAGGATAGTATAACACCCGcttgcaccccccctccccctcattcCCCATTGAACTATCGAAGGAATGGCctctccggaaaaaaaaaaaagaatcctggcTACGACAGTGCCTTCATCTATTGTCGGCCAGCCGAACTTTGATGTCTGCGGCAAGTGACAGTGGCGATGTATGTAAAAGCGCACTGGAGGGGGACAAAGTTATCTCGAACGCCTGTGCAAAGCATATCGCATAGGCGATAAGACAGAAATTTTGTACTAAAGTCTTTCTCGATTCTAGAACGACGCATGCATTGTGAGGTGCTCATATGTTGTGGCGCGCATATAGTTTAGGCCAATCCGAAAACAATGCTGTAGTGTGTGACCGCCCTTGGGAAGCATAAGTCAGAGCCACTCGACAGCCAGCCGCTGACTAACAAGAGCACGTCGGACGATTAATGAAATGAAGTGAGATCCAGTTGATAAATATCCGTGAGCCATTTTCCTGAGGCGACAATACAAAATAAATACCTGTTGTGCACCGTTTGGTTGCACATTTCATTCGAGCCTTCCTTTCCTTGTATTATAGCAACATAGTAACGCACTTGCTGCTTAATTAATGTCAGCGCGAAAGATGACGCACACAGGCAGGACAAGCGCTTCTCCTGTCTGTTATGTGTCCCTTGTGCAACATTTCGTACCCAGTGAACGTTGGACTGACCAACGGGCCACTATTTCTTCACTAACTTCAATATTATCGCGTTGGGCGCTGTTCCGCAGGGTGACTCCGGAGgcccgttggttgtgagcgaccCGATACGCGACCGCTTCTCACTGGTCGGCgtgacgtcgttcggcgtgcgctGCGGCGACTCCCGCTTCCCGGGAGTGTACACGCGAGTCGCCGCCTATCTACCCTGGATACGCGGAAAGATGGTCGAGCACCCGTGAGTAAATCAATCGAGGAAAGTCACGGGGAGCAGAAAAGGGAATGGTGTGGCGTGTCATATTAGATTAAATAATGTCCCTCAGCGAATTGGTTGACATAATGTTTGAACTGACGCGATTTACGAAACTGTATAGGAGTGTGGGAGTGTCAATTTGCGATGAATATGCACGAATGACGTTTGGGGTTATTTTTAGTGCATTGACCGGTGTTGTCGAAACACGGGATTTCTGATatgggaaagagagacagaaagaaagggctTCCGCAAGGACTTGCCCAGTTGGCTACGGTGAAATCcgtctcggtggtacagtggttacggtgctcggctgctgactggaaggtcgcggggtcgatcacggccgcggcggttgcatttcgatgacgGCGGAAtgcttagaggcccgtgtacagtgcgatgtcagtgcacgttaatgaacaccaaatggtcgaaatttccggagctctccattacggcgtacctcataatcatatcgtggttttggtaccaaaaaaaaaaaacatggctgatccctccgtcataggaatcggtataacacgaaagcgaaacgtgtcttcacagaagtagtgcttattgtgtggtgatatatgagagcttgtacaatgtatatccGTGttgggcagctacagcaccgtttgacgcggatgcacctgtgttgacgg
Proteins encoded:
- the LOC119393645 gene encoding trypsin Tyr p 3.0101, with translation MNGEGHEDSTALVSGWGSTGPRDRAQQEEKVRGEGSPEHREAMVRTLKRNQCEEAYLGLLDINDEKLCAAGDGVDTCQGDSGGPLVVSDPIRDRFSLVGVTSFGVRCGDSRFPGVYTRVAAYLPWIRGKMVEHP